Proteins from a genomic interval of Amycolatopsis sp. cg13:
- a CDS encoding acyl-CoA dehydrogenase family protein, which translates to MDFTFTDDEDAYRNELRRFATKVLAPHYQSDDKAAKLRPQLVADLASMGLTGLRIPERHGGQEASAVVAGMAAEEVARGDFNAAYLIIVSALVSDILTRNATEEQQAAWLPPIASGEVVPAFCITEPGHGTDAAKLEMKAEPDGDGWRLTGEKTSITLGMSADVALVLARTGGPGARGVSAFWVELDDAYVSRAAFDDLGSRAIGRASLHFDGLPVAKEALVGGEGQGFVSVMQGFDYSRAIIGLACLGAAQVSLDEALQWSRDREAFGSPIGTFQGVAFPLAEQATYLRGARHVCYEALWRKDNDVEHSTEAAMAKFWAPKLAAETIHQCLLTFGHLGYSSESPVGQRLRDVIGLEIGDGTAQVSKLVIARNLLGRAYAP; encoded by the coding sequence ATGGACTTCACGTTCACCGACGACGAGGACGCCTACCGGAACGAGCTGCGCCGGTTCGCGACGAAAGTCCTTGCCCCGCATTACCAATCCGATGACAAGGCGGCGAAGCTGCGGCCCCAACTCGTCGCGGACCTGGCATCGATGGGCCTGACCGGCTTGCGCATCCCGGAACGGCACGGCGGCCAGGAGGCCAGCGCGGTCGTCGCCGGGATGGCGGCCGAGGAGGTCGCGCGCGGCGACTTCAACGCGGCGTATCTCATCATCGTCAGCGCGCTGGTCAGCGACATCCTCACCCGCAACGCGACCGAGGAGCAGCAGGCCGCGTGGCTGCCGCCGATCGCGTCCGGCGAGGTCGTGCCCGCGTTCTGCATCACCGAACCCGGGCACGGCACCGACGCGGCGAAGCTGGAGATGAAAGCCGAACCGGACGGCGACGGCTGGCGGCTGACCGGCGAGAAAACGTCGATCACGCTGGGGATGTCCGCCGACGTCGCGCTCGTGCTCGCCCGCACCGGCGGCCCCGGGGCACGCGGCGTCAGTGCGTTCTGGGTCGAACTGGACGACGCGTATGTCTCGCGGGCGGCGTTCGACGATCTCGGCAGCCGGGCCATCGGACGCGCGTCACTGCACTTCGACGGACTGCCAGTCGCCAAGGAAGCGTTAGTCGGCGGCGAGGGCCAGGGGTTCGTCTCCGTGATGCAGGGATTCGACTATTCGCGCGCGATCATCGGACTCGCCTGCCTTGGCGCGGCGCAGGTTTCGCTCGACGAGGCACTGCAGTGGTCCCGCGACCGCGAGGCGTTCGGCAGTCCGATCGGCACCTTCCAAGGCGTCGCGTTCCCGCTCGCCGAGCAGGCGACGTACCTGCGCGGAGCCCGGCATGTCTGTTACGAAGCGTTGTGGCGCAAGGACAACGACGTCGAGCACAGCACTGAGGCGGCGATGGCGAAGTTCTGGGCGCCGAAGCTCGCCGCGGAGACCATCCACCAGTGCCTGCTCACGTTCGGGCACCTCGGGTACTCCAGCGAAAGCCCGGTCGGGCAGCGGCTTCGCGACGTGATCGGCCTCGAAATCGGCGACGGCACCGCGCAGGTGTCGAAGCTCGTCATCGCGCGCAACCTGCTCGGCCGCGCCTACGCACCCTAA
- the rsfS gene encoding ribosome silencing factor: MAATSEARDLAVAAAHAAADKLASDVVVLDVSEQLVITDAFVIASAANERQVGAIVDNVEEKLRIEGHKPVRREGAREGRWVLLDYVDVVVHVQHADERSFYGLERLWKDCPRIEVEGLATVPANDTDDADGPEA; the protein is encoded by the coding sequence GTGGCAGCGACGTCCGAGGCACGGGACCTGGCGGTGGCGGCCGCGCACGCGGCGGCCGACAAGCTGGCCAGCGACGTGGTCGTCCTGGACGTGTCCGAGCAGCTCGTGATCACCGACGCGTTCGTGATCGCGTCCGCGGCCAACGAGCGCCAAGTCGGCGCGATCGTCGACAACGTGGAAGAGAAGCTCCGCATCGAGGGGCACAAGCCGGTCCGGCGCGAAGGCGCCCGCGAGGGCCGCTGGGTGCTGCTCGACTACGTCGACGTCGTCGTGCACGTCCAGCACGCGGACGAGCGCTCGTTCTACGGCCTCGAGCGGCTGTGGAAGGACTGCCCGCGGATCGAGGTCGAAGGGCTGGCGACGGTTCCCGCCAACGACACCGACGACGCGGACGGTCCGGAGGCGTGA
- a CDS encoding SDR family NAD(P)-dependent oxidoreductase codes for MLKDKVIIVTGAGQGIGRGIAEKLAAEGATVVVSDINETTAKETAAAIGGLGVKTDVTSPESVAAAVEQVRAQFGRIDVLVNNAGWDKAGPFVESDRADWDRVVQINLYGVLNTCREVLPVMAEQGFGSVVNIASDAGRVGSSGEAVYSAAKGGIIAFTKSIARELARSKVNANVVCPGPADTELFASLGGDNPKLREALTKAIPFRRLAQPSDIANVVAFLASDEAAYVTGQTVSVSGGLTMS; via the coding sequence ATGTTGAAGGACAAAGTCATCATCGTGACCGGCGCAGGTCAGGGCATCGGCCGCGGCATCGCCGAGAAGCTGGCCGCCGAGGGCGCGACCGTCGTGGTCAGCGACATCAACGAGACCACCGCGAAGGAAACGGCGGCCGCGATCGGCGGGCTCGGGGTGAAGACCGACGTCACGTCCCCCGAATCCGTCGCCGCCGCGGTCGAGCAGGTCCGCGCGCAGTTCGGCCGGATCGACGTGCTGGTCAACAACGCCGGCTGGGACAAGGCGGGCCCGTTCGTCGAGTCCGACCGTGCCGATTGGGACCGCGTCGTGCAGATCAACCTCTACGGCGTGCTCAACACCTGCCGCGAGGTCTTGCCGGTGATGGCCGAGCAGGGCTTCGGTTCCGTGGTCAACATCGCGTCCGACGCCGGTCGCGTCGGTTCGTCCGGCGAGGCGGTGTACTCGGCGGCGAAGGGCGGCATCATCGCGTTCACGAAGTCGATCGCCCGGGAACTGGCGCGCAGCAAGGTAAACGCGAACGTCGTCTGCCCCGGTCCCGCTGACACCGAACTGTTCGCCTCGCTCGGCGGCGACAACCCGAAACTGCGCGAAGCACTGACGAAAGCCATCCCGTTCCGGCGGCTCGCGCAGCCGTCCGACATCGCGAACGTGGTCGCCTTCCTGGCCTCCGACGAGGCCGCCTACGTCACCGGCCAGACCGTCAGCGTCAGCGGCGGCCTCACCATGAGCTGA
- the nadD gene encoding nicotinate-nucleotide adenylyltransferase, with protein MSPRRIGVMGGTFDPVHHGHLVAASEVQSRFALDEVIFVPTGQPWQKSGRRVTRAEDRYLMTVIATASNPVFSVSRVDIDRGGQTYTVDTLRDLHEEYPDDELFFITGADALEQILTWHKADELFTFAHFIGVTRPGYRLNSHHLPSGKVSLVEVTAMSISSTGCRERVERGEPVWYLVPDGVVRYIAKKDLYRKDAEA; from the coding sequence ATGTCACCACGCCGGATCGGGGTCATGGGCGGCACCTTCGACCCCGTGCACCACGGCCACCTCGTCGCGGCCAGCGAGGTCCAGTCGCGGTTCGCGCTCGACGAGGTCATCTTCGTGCCGACCGGGCAGCCGTGGCAGAAGTCCGGCCGCCGCGTCACGCGCGCCGAGGACCGCTACCTGATGACGGTCATCGCCACCGCGTCCAACCCGGTCTTCTCGGTGAGCCGGGTCGACATCGACCGCGGCGGCCAGACCTACACCGTCGACACGCTGCGGGACCTGCACGAGGAGTACCCGGACGACGAGCTGTTCTTCATCACCGGGGCCGACGCGCTCGAGCAGATCCTCACCTGGCACAAGGCCGACGAGCTGTTCACCTTCGCGCATTTCATCGGCGTCACCCGCCCGGGCTACCGGCTCAACTCGCACCATCTGCCGAGCGGCAAGGTGAGCCTCGTCGAGGTCACCGCCATGTCCATCTCGTCCACCGGATGCCGCGAACGCGTCGAGCGCGGCGAGCCGGTCTGGTACCTCGTGCCCGACGGCGTTGTGCGCTACATCGCCAAGAAGGACCTCTACCGCAAGGACGCCGAGGCCTGA
- the argS gene encoding arginine--tRNA ligase: MRKPEVSEELARRVVASLRRAFDVDLDPSEALIAVSTRDGVDYQCNLAMSLGKRLGKPPREVAAGIVENLELDGVAEQPEIAGPGFLNFVLRREWLEQRVAEQSQDDRLGVAEAEQPRRIALDYSSPNVAKEMHVGHVRSTVIGDAISRLLRFVGHEVLPHNHLGDWGTPFGMLIEHHLDEPSGDRSDLNAFYQAARRKFDADEAFATRSRERVVKLQSGDADTLAFWQELVDESTRHFNAAYRQLGITLTDDDIYGESFYNPYLGEVVDELEADGLTEISDGAVCVFPEGFTNREGDRLPLIVRKRDGGYGYAATDLATVRYWTAERGATDLLYVVGTPQAQHFAMIFAVARAAGWLEGVHAEHIGFGSILGADGKVMRTRAGETIKLSSLLDEAVAQAAEVVAERSELSKEEQQEVARAVGIGAVKYADLSSDRERDYVFDWDRMLAKDGNTSVYLQYAHARIESILAKAGETNDNASVLLKEPAERALALTLLRFSEAISAATSAYAPHKLCTYLYDTAVTFSRFYEQCPVLTAETPELRASRVQLATLTSRTLVQGLALLGIEAPRRL, encoded by the coding sequence GTGCGCAAGCCCGAGGTTAGTGAGGAACTGGCCCGACGCGTGGTGGCCTCGCTCCGCCGCGCGTTCGACGTCGACCTCGACCCGTCCGAGGCGCTCATCGCGGTGTCCACTCGCGACGGTGTCGACTACCAGTGCAACCTGGCGATGAGCCTCGGCAAACGGCTCGGCAAACCGCCGCGCGAGGTCGCGGCCGGGATCGTCGAGAACCTGGAGCTGGACGGCGTCGCCGAGCAGCCCGAGATCGCCGGGCCCGGATTCCTGAACTTCGTGCTGCGCCGCGAATGGCTCGAGCAGCGCGTCGCCGAGCAATCACAAGACGACCGGCTCGGGGTCGCCGAGGCCGAGCAGCCGCGCCGGATCGCGCTCGACTACAGCAGTCCCAACGTCGCCAAGGAAATGCACGTCGGGCACGTGCGCTCCACGGTGATCGGCGACGCGATCAGCAGGCTGCTGCGCTTCGTCGGCCACGAAGTGCTGCCGCACAACCATCTCGGCGACTGGGGCACGCCGTTCGGCATGCTCATCGAGCACCACCTGGACGAACCGTCCGGCGACCGCAGCGACCTCAACGCGTTCTACCAGGCCGCGCGCCGGAAGTTCGACGCCGACGAGGCCTTCGCGACCCGCTCCCGCGAGCGCGTCGTGAAACTCCAGAGCGGCGACGCGGACACGCTCGCCTTCTGGCAGGAACTCGTCGACGAGTCGACAAGGCACTTCAACGCGGCCTACCGCCAGCTCGGCATCACGCTCACCGACGACGACATCTACGGCGAAAGCTTCTACAACCCGTACCTGGGCGAGGTCGTCGACGAACTCGAGGCCGACGGGCTCACCGAGATCAGCGACGGCGCGGTTTGCGTGTTCCCTGAAGGCTTCACCAACCGCGAAGGCGACCGGCTCCCGCTGATCGTCCGCAAGCGCGACGGCGGCTACGGCTACGCGGCCACCGACCTCGCCACTGTCCGGTACTGGACTGCCGAACGCGGCGCGACCGATCTGCTGTACGTCGTCGGCACGCCGCAGGCGCAGCACTTCGCGATGATCTTCGCGGTGGCGCGCGCGGCGGGCTGGCTCGAGGGCGTGCACGCCGAGCACATCGGATTCGGCTCGATCCTCGGCGCGGACGGCAAGGTGATGCGCACCCGCGCCGGCGAGACGATCAAGCTCTCCAGCCTGCTCGACGAAGCGGTGGCGCAGGCCGCGGAAGTCGTTGCGGAGCGCAGTGAACTCAGCAAGGAAGAGCAGCAGGAGGTCGCGCGCGCAGTCGGGATCGGCGCGGTGAAGTACGCCGACCTTTCCAGTGACCGCGAACGCGACTATGTCTTCGACTGGGACCGCATGCTCGCCAAGGACGGCAACACGTCTGTCTACCTGCAGTACGCGCACGCGCGAATCGAGTCGATCCTCGCCAAGGCAGGCGAAACCAACGACAACGCGTCAGTCCTGCTGAAAGAACCGGCAGAACGCGCGCTCGCACTGACGCTGTTGCGGTTCAGCGAAGCGATCAGCGCGGCGACGTCCGCGTACGCGCCGCACAAGCTGTGTACGTACCTGTACGACACCGCAGTCACCTTCTCGCGCTTCTACGAACAGTGCCCAGTGCTAACTGCAGAAACGCCGGAGCTGCGTGCTTCGCGGGTACAGCTGGCCACGCTCACGTCGCGCACGCTCGTGCAGGGCTTGGCGTTGCTCGGCATCGAGGCCCCGCGCCGCCTCTAG
- a CDS encoding histidine phosphatase family protein — protein sequence MSPRRLLLWRHGETDYNAAGRMQGHLDSALTPVGWNQARFAVPALARFAPELVIASDLRRATDTATVLTEAIGVPLQIDKRLRETHLGEWQGLTGAEVDEGYPGDRRLWRTNAAWAPPGGESRVEVAERAAEVVNDLMQPNSDVGESVLLASHGGLILALTAKLLGLPVEVWPSLGGIMNCHWVELGHREGKWRLHAYNAGITG from the coding sequence GTGAGCCCGCGGCGGCTGCTGCTCTGGCGGCACGGCGAGACGGACTACAACGCCGCCGGCCGCATGCAGGGACACCTCGATTCGGCGCTGACCCCGGTCGGCTGGAACCAGGCCCGCTTCGCCGTGCCCGCGCTCGCGCGGTTCGCGCCGGAGCTCGTGATCGCGTCCGATCTGCGCCGCGCCACCGACACCGCGACGGTGCTTACCGAGGCGATCGGCGTGCCGCTGCAGATCGACAAGCGGCTGCGCGAGACCCACCTCGGCGAGTGGCAGGGCCTGACCGGAGCCGAGGTCGACGAGGGCTATCCCGGCGACCGCCGGCTGTGGCGCACCAACGCCGCGTGGGCCCCGCCCGGCGGCGAATCCCGGGTCGAGGTCGCCGAACGCGCCGCCGAGGTGGTCAACGACCTGATGCAGCCGAACTCCGACGTCGGCGAATCGGTCCTGCTCGCCTCGCACGGCGGCCTGATCCTGGCGCTCACCGCGAAGCTGCTCGGCCTTCCGGTCGAGGTCTGGCCGTCGCTCGGCGGGATCATGAACTGCCACTGGGTCGAACTCGGCCACCGCGAGGGGAAGTGGCGGTTGCACGCGTACAACGCGGGCATCACCGGCTGA
- a CDS encoding MFS transporter, whose translation MAGPTTEGVARHRLPVRKLFAASAGNALEWFDWTIYATFSIYFAGAFFPPGNETLALINTFATYALAFFFRPLGGVLLGRFADVHGRKPAMLLTISLMAGGSVAIGVLPTFAQVGWLAPILLLLARIAQGLSLGGEVSNASAYLGEVAPKERRGRYSSFFYISTGSAVLIATVLGFVLARTMDKAHLTSFGWRIPFLLGGVLGLVGLWLRRSLEETELYHEKKETARRVRRPLLTTVTQHPRAVGQLIGFSMLSTLCYYTFFSALTSFAVKGRGANDVDTFLALSIATALFVVLQYPMGALADRHGRRPQLLVWSGATALVIVPLSYLVRPGFGNLLIVFCVGLALYTAMTSLAPAIMSELFPTELRGLGIGAWYNLTVAVFGGTAPLVLSALSAAGAATAFFWYVAVAAAIAFFVILRMPETKGSELR comes from the coding sequence ATGGCCGGTCCTACGACCGAAGGCGTCGCCCGGCATCGGTTGCCGGTGCGGAAGTTGTTCGCTGCCAGTGCGGGCAATGCGCTCGAGTGGTTCGACTGGACGATCTACGCGACCTTCAGCATCTACTTCGCCGGCGCGTTCTTCCCTCCCGGCAACGAAACGCTCGCACTGATCAACACGTTCGCCACCTACGCGCTCGCGTTCTTCTTCCGGCCCCTCGGCGGCGTGCTCCTCGGGCGCTTCGCCGACGTGCACGGGCGCAAGCCCGCCATGTTGCTCACCATTTCGCTGATGGCGGGCGGGTCGGTCGCGATCGGCGTGCTTCCGACGTTCGCGCAGGTCGGGTGGCTGGCTCCGATTCTCCTGCTGCTCGCGCGGATCGCGCAGGGGCTTTCGCTCGGCGGGGAAGTATCCAACGCCTCCGCGTACCTCGGCGAGGTCGCGCCCAAGGAGCGGCGCGGGCGGTACTCCTCCTTCTTCTACATCTCCACCGGCTCCGCAGTGCTCATCGCGACGGTGCTCGGGTTCGTGCTCGCCCGCACGATGGACAAGGCGCATCTCACCTCGTTCGGCTGGCGGATTCCGTTCCTGCTCGGCGGTGTGCTCGGGCTGGTCGGGCTGTGGCTGCGGCGCAGTCTCGAAGAAACCGAGCTGTACCACGAGAAAAAGGAAACGGCACGACGCGTTCGGCGGCCGTTGCTCACCACGGTCACTCAGCATCCGCGGGCGGTCGGGCAGCTCATCGGGTTCTCGATGCTCTCGACGCTTTGCTACTACACCTTCTTCAGCGCCCTCACGTCCTTCGCGGTCAAGGGACGCGGCGCGAACGACGTCGACACCTTCCTCGCGCTTTCCATCGCGACCGCCCTCTTCGTCGTCCTCCAGTACCCGATGGGCGCGCTCGCCGACCGGCACGGGCGGCGGCCTCAACTGCTGGTCTGGTCCGGGGCGACGGCGCTGGTGATCGTGCCGCTCTCTTACCTCGTGCGGCCCGGGTTCGGGAATCTGCTCATCGTGTTCTGCGTCGGCCTCGCGCTTTACACCGCGATGACCTCGCTGGCGCCGGCGATCATGAGCGAGCTCTTCCCCACCGAACTGCGCGGGCTCGGCATCGGCGCTTGGTACAACCTGACCGTCGCCGTGTTCGGCGGGACCGCGCCGCTCGTGCTCAGCGCGCTGTCCGCGGCGGGCGCTGCCACTGCCTTCTTCTGGTACGTCGCCGTCGCGGCGGCGATCGCGTTCTTCGTGATCCTCCGGATGCCCGAAACGAAGGGCAGCGAACTGCGGTAA
- a CDS encoding TetR/AcrR family transcriptional regulator, producing the protein MGAVKPPSERVQRKRGKRIQEILTAAAELFGERGYDAVSLEHVAERLDVTKGSLYYYFSSKDELGTAAIETLGDEWTARLEQLLERTDGTPEVRLRALIHEHVTIAVNDYPAALRLFLMPREWPSAQRERIKELRLRHDALFRALIEEGLAGGEFAVTSVDTVLQCMHAAMSQAPTWCGELPSAARGKAVDEVADTLMALVHIGPLVR; encoded by the coding sequence ATGGGCGCGGTGAAACCGCCGTCCGAGCGTGTGCAGCGCAAACGGGGCAAGCGGATCCAGGAGATCCTGACGGCGGCGGCCGAGCTGTTCGGCGAACGCGGCTACGACGCGGTGAGCCTGGAGCATGTCGCCGAGCGCCTCGATGTCACGAAGGGCTCGCTGTACTACTACTTCTCCAGCAAGGACGAGCTAGGCACCGCGGCGATCGAGACGCTCGGCGACGAGTGGACGGCCCGGCTGGAGCAGTTGCTCGAACGCACTGACGGCACGCCGGAAGTCCGGTTGCGCGCGTTGATCCACGAGCACGTCACGATCGCGGTCAACGACTATCCGGCAGCGCTGCGGCTGTTCCTGATGCCGCGCGAATGGCCGAGCGCGCAACGCGAACGCATCAAGGAACTCCGCCTCCGCCACGACGCGCTGTTCCGCGCGCTGATCGAAGAAGGCCTGGCGGGAGGCGAGTTCGCCGTCACCAGCGTCGACACCGTGCTGCAGTGCATGCACGCAGCGATGAGCCAGGCACCGACGTGGTGCGGTGAACTGCCGTCCGCCGCGCGAGGAAAAGCGGTGGACGAGGTCGCCGATACGTTGATGGCGCTCGTCCACATCGGACCGCTCGTACGCTAG
- a CDS encoding RecQ family ATP-dependent DNA helicase, with the protein MDTTEALRTRAETLLRALAGDNAALREDQWTAIEALVAHHRRALVVQRTGWGKSAVYFLATALLREQGAGPTVIVSPLLALMRNQISAAARAGIHAATINSANAQEWDQVQASVAAGEVDVLLVSPERLNNPDFRDSVLPKLTASAGLLVVDEAHCISDWGHDFRPDYRRLRTLLGDLPEGVPVLATTATANDRVATDVAEQLGIGGETDTLVLRGPLDRESLRLAVAELPSDEARLAWLAEHLAELPGSGIIYTLTVAAAHDVAALLSDRGYPVAAYTGKTDPADRQAAEDDLLENRVKALVATSALGMGFDKPDLGFVVHLGAPSSPIAYYQQVGRAGRGVERAEVVLLPGREDKAIWAYFGSLAFPDELRVTQVLNALAYSDRPLSTAALEPSVELSRSRLEMVLKVLDVDGAVRRVRGGWESTGQPWEYDRERYERVGVARAAEQEAMLGYIRTGGCRMEYLRRQLDDLEAVPCGRCDNCTGEHWNTAVSEEVAGETRARLDRPGVAVAPRKQWPSGMKGLDVPLSGRIAAGELAEQGQVLGRLTDVGWGGRLRDLLGPGAPDAEVPDSVFDACVKVLAGWQWAQRPVAVVAIPSATRPQLVDSLALRLSAIGRLDYLGELASAGPPPRQANSAQRLADLWRRLSLPEDVAASVAQAQGPVLLVDDLIDTGWTMTLAARLLRKAGAEGVLPFALATTA; encoded by the coding sequence GTGGACACCACCGAAGCTCTCCGGACCCGCGCCGAGACCCTGCTCCGCGCGCTCGCCGGGGACAACGCCGCCCTCCGAGAGGACCAGTGGACCGCCATCGAGGCACTGGTCGCGCACCATCGGCGCGCGCTCGTCGTGCAGCGCACCGGCTGGGGAAAGTCGGCCGTGTACTTCCTGGCCACCGCGCTGCTGCGGGAACAGGGAGCGGGGCCGACGGTCATCGTGTCGCCGCTGCTCGCCCTGATGCGCAACCAGATCTCCGCCGCCGCGCGGGCGGGGATCCACGCCGCCACCATCAACTCGGCGAACGCGCAGGAGTGGGACCAGGTCCAGGCGTCGGTGGCCGCGGGCGAGGTGGACGTGCTGCTGGTCAGTCCTGAACGGCTCAACAACCCGGACTTCCGCGACAGCGTGCTGCCGAAGCTCACCGCCAGCGCCGGTCTCCTGGTGGTGGACGAGGCGCACTGCATTTCGGACTGGGGCCACGATTTCCGGCCGGACTACCGGAGGCTGCGCACCCTGCTGGGCGACCTGCCGGAAGGCGTGCCGGTGCTGGCCACCACCGCGACCGCGAACGACCGGGTGGCCACGGACGTCGCCGAGCAGCTCGGCATCGGCGGCGAGACGGACACGCTCGTCCTGCGCGGTCCGCTCGACCGGGAAAGCCTGCGCCTGGCGGTGGCCGAACTGCCGAGCGACGAGGCGCGGCTGGCCTGGCTCGCCGAGCATCTGGCGGAACTGCCGGGGTCGGGCATCATCTACACGCTCACCGTCGCCGCCGCGCACGACGTCGCGGCGCTGCTGTCCGATCGCGGCTATCCGGTGGCCGCCTACACCGGGAAGACCGATCCGGCCGACCGCCAGGCCGCGGAGGACGACCTGCTGGAGAACCGGGTCAAGGCGCTGGTGGCGACGTCGGCGCTCGGGATGGGGTTCGACAAGCCGGACCTCGGGTTCGTGGTGCACCTCGGCGCGCCGTCGTCGCCGATCGCCTACTACCAGCAGGTCGGCCGCGCCGGTCGTGGCGTCGAGCGGGCCGAGGTGGTGCTGCTGCCCGGGCGGGAGGACAAGGCGATCTGGGCGTACTTCGGATCGCTGGCGTTCCCGGACGAGCTGCGCGTCACGCAGGTGCTCAACGCGCTCGCGTACTCCGACCGTCCACTTTCGACAGCCGCGCTGGAGCCGTCGGTCGAGCTTTCCCGGTCGCGGCTGGAAATGGTGCTGAAGGTGCTCGATGTGGACGGTGCGGTGCGCCGGGTGCGCGGCGGCTGGGAAAGCACCGGGCAGCCGTGGGAGTACGACCGGGAACGGTACGAACGCGTCGGCGTCGCGCGGGCGGCCGAGCAGGAGGCGATGCTCGGCTACATCCGCACGGGCGGGTGCCGGATGGAGTATCTGCGGCGGCAGCTCGACGATCTGGAGGCAGTGCCGTGCGGCCGGTGCGACAACTGCACCGGAGAGCATTGGAACACGGCGGTGTCCGAGGAAGTCGCGGGCGAGACGCGCGCACGGCTGGACCGGCCCGGGGTCGCGGTGGCGCCGCGGAAGCAGTGGCCGAGCGGGATGAAAGGGCTCGACGTGCCGCTGTCGGGCCGGATTGCCGCCGGCGAACTGGCCGAACAGGGACAGGTGCTGGGCCGGCTCACGGACGTGGGCTGGGGCGGCCGGCTGCGCGACCTGCTCGGCCCGGGCGCGCCGGACGCCGAGGTCCCCGACTCGGTTTTCGACGCGTGCGTGAAAGTGCTCGCGGGATGGCAGTGGGCGCAACGTCCGGTGGCGGTGGTGGCGATCCCGTCGGCGACGCGGCCGCAATTGGTGGACAGCCTCGCGCTCCGGCTGTCGGCGATCGGACGGCTGGACTATCTGGGAGAGCTGGCGTCGGCCGGACCGCCGCCTCGGCAGGCGAACAGCGCCCAGCGGCTGGCTGATTTGTGGCGAAGGCTGAGCCTGCCGGAGGACGTGGCGGCGAGCGTCGCGCAGGCGCAGGGGCCGGTGCTGCTGGTGGACGATCTGATCGACACCGGCTGGACGATGACGCTGGCGGCGCGGCTGCTGCGGAAGGCCGGGGCGGAGGGGGTGTTGCCGTTCGCGTTGGCGACCACTGCTTGA
- a CDS encoding enoyl-CoA hydratase-related protein — protein sequence MEFEDIRYEIDGPAAVVTIDRPERYNAFRGRTVDELIKAFRLAWADKQVQAVILTGTGEKAFCTGGDVKQRAETGDYGPTESGMFEIGNLHKLIRDIPKPVIAAVNGVAIGGGHVLHVLCDVTIASETARFGQAGPRVGSFDAGFGSAYLARVVGEKKAREIWFFCRQYDAAEAERMGLVNAVVPPGELLKTAKAWADEAAEKSPTALRFLKQSFNADTDHQAGLSNLAMSALDLFTASPEGLEGAQAFAEKRKPDFVSHVNWH from the coding sequence ATGGAGTTCGAGGACATCCGGTACGAAATCGACGGCCCGGCCGCCGTCGTCACGATCGACCGGCCGGAGCGCTACAACGCCTTTCGCGGGCGGACGGTCGACGAGCTGATCAAGGCGTTCCGCCTGGCGTGGGCGGACAAACAGGTGCAGGCGGTGATCCTCACCGGCACCGGCGAGAAGGCGTTCTGCACCGGCGGCGACGTCAAACAGCGCGCGGAGACCGGCGACTACGGCCCCACCGAGAGCGGCATGTTCGAGATCGGCAACCTGCACAAGCTCATCCGCGACATCCCGAAACCAGTGATCGCCGCGGTCAACGGCGTCGCGATCGGCGGCGGGCACGTGCTGCACGTCCTGTGCGACGTCACGATCGCCAGCGAGACCGCGCGATTCGGCCAAGCCGGTCCGCGGGTCGGGTCGTTCGACGCCGGGTTCGGTTCGGCGTATCTCGCGCGGGTCGTCGGCGAGAAGAAGGCGCGCGAGATCTGGTTTTTCTGCCGCCAGTACGACGCGGCCGAGGCGGAGCGGATGGGGCTGGTCAACGCCGTCGTCCCGCCGGGCGAACTGCTCAAGACCGCCAAAGCCTGGGCCGACGAAGCTGCCGAGAAGAGCCCGACCGCACTGCGTTTTCTCAAGCAGTCCTTCAACGCCGACACCGACCACCAAGCCGGACTGTCCAATTTGGCCATGTCCGCGCTCGACCTGTTCACCGCCTCGCCGGAGGGCTTGGAAGGTGCGCAAGCGTTTGCGGAGAAGCGCAAGCCGGACTTCGTCTCGCACGTGAACTGGCACTGA